One Gordonia sp. SID5947 genomic region harbors:
- a CDS encoding MCE family protein has protein sequence MRQVDLTRDGVVAQAEIDPSVQIPIRGEVRVAGLSLAGEQYLDFRPSTSSGPFLSNGTVISADQTTTPVPLANVLDDLSGTLEQIDPEKLRTITRELGVSPQGSERLADIIDGGTFLISTLDSVLPQTVSLLKTSRTVLTTLGQGAPALTATSADLDHLMAGAARKQNGYRTLLARTPAALRETDAIIADNAPTMVQLLGNLATVTQMAYLRIPALNEFFFPQERDGSTLGALSTTMRDGGIWAAVNIYPRNTCDYGLPRLPPSQPDHPEPYLYTYCDNPDPSVLIRGARNAPRPPGDDTAGPPPGVAPDARSSPTPTGPQSIPLPFAGPALPSKP, from the coding sequence GTGCGTCAGGTCGACCTCACCCGCGACGGTGTCGTCGCACAGGCCGAGATCGACCCGAGCGTACAGATTCCCATCCGCGGCGAAGTCCGGGTTGCCGGGCTGTCACTCGCCGGCGAGCAGTACCTCGATTTCCGGCCGAGCACCTCGTCGGGACCTTTCCTGAGCAACGGCACGGTGATCTCGGCGGACCAGACCACCACCCCGGTACCCCTGGCGAATGTTCTCGATGACCTGAGCGGGACACTCGAACAGATCGACCCGGAGAAGCTGCGAACCATCACGCGAGAACTCGGCGTGTCGCCGCAAGGGTCCGAGCGACTCGCCGACATCATCGACGGCGGCACCTTCCTGATCTCCACCCTGGATTCCGTTCTTCCCCAGACCGTGAGCCTGCTGAAGACGAGCCGGACGGTGCTCACGACCCTCGGTCAGGGGGCTCCCGCGCTCACCGCGACTTCTGCGGACCTCGACCACCTCATGGCGGGTGCGGCCCGAAAGCAGAACGGGTACCGGACGTTGCTGGCCCGCACCCCGGCGGCGCTGCGGGAAACCGACGCGATCATCGCCGACAACGCACCGACCATGGTGCAACTGCTGGGCAATCTCGCCACCGTGACACAGATGGCCTACTTGCGAATACCCGCTCTCAACGAATTCTTCTTCCCTCAGGAGCGGGACGGATCCACGCTCGGCGCATTGAGTACCACGATGCGGGACGGCGGCATCTGGGCCGCGGTGAACATCTATCCACGCAACACCTGTGACTATGGGCTGCCGCGCCTGCCACCGTCCCAACCCGATCACCCGGAACCGTATCTGTACACCTACTGCGACAACCCGGACCCGTCGGTGCTGATCCGGGGCGCGCGAAACGCACCCCGCCCGCCCGGTGACGACACCGCCGGACCACCGCCGGGAGTAGCACCCGATGCCCGATCAAGCCCCACACCGACTGGTCCGCAATCGATTCCGCTTCCCTTTGCCGGACCCGCACTACCGTCCAAGCCCTGA